Below is a genomic region from Deltaproteobacteria bacterium.
TCCTTTACCAGATCCCCTCCTTCCTTGCTGACGATGGTGCTCAAAGACCGGGAGGTATCGGAGAGCTCCTTTATCAAATCATCCAGGGAGGCAGAGGCCACCGACAGATTCCTCACCAACTTCCCCCCAGCAGGATCATATAAGACAGCATGGAGAAACCCCTTCCCGGACCTCACCTGGGTGCTGATCTCCTTGATGTCCACCAAGATGGTATTGATGACATCGATGACCGCCTCGGTTTTGGCCACATAGGCGAAGAGGTCGATGGGATCAACACTCTTTATTCGTGCCCTGCCCGACAAGACCTTGTTCTCAGGTGACCCCAGGGTGATCTCCACATATTTATCACCCAACAGGCCCATGGTCTGAATGGTGGCTATAGAGTCCTCCCGGATCCTTTCTTGAATCCCCTTATTTATCTTCATCTCTACCTTGATGGTCTTTTCCTCTATATCTCCCGCGAAATAGATGGCGCTAACCCTGCCCACTGTAAGGCCGGCCAATCTCACCGGAGCGCCAACGACCAGCCCCTTGATGTTGGAGAAGCAGGCCCAAAGGGTGTATTGACTCTGAAAGTACCTCTGATGGCTCCCGATAGCGAAGATGACCACGGCGAAAAGGACCAGGATGATCACCACAAAGGCC
It encodes:
- a CDS encoding MCE family protein, with translation MRSTKFTEIKVGAFVVIILVLFAVVIFAIGSHQRYFQSQYTLWACFSNIKGLVVGAPVRLAGLTVGRVSAIYFAGDIEEKTIKVEMKINKGIQERIREDSIATIQTMGLLGDKYVEITLGSPENKVLSGRARIKSVDPIDLFAYVAKTEAVIDVINTILVDIKEISTQVRSGKGFLHAVLYDPAGGKLVRNLSVASASLDDLIKELSDTSRSLSTIVSKEGGDLVKDLSMASSSLDDLMKELSSVAQSLNNIVKKVERGEGSLGAIINDPSVYEDLKVILGGAKRSQVIKGLIRYTIKKKKEEGIGEAGR